CGGACAGCAGACCAGCCAGATAGATGAATTCGCCCAGATCGTCATCGAAGGCCGGGCACTCACCTTCCACCGGCTTGCCGTAGAAGGAGTTGTGATACTTCCAGGCCGAGAAATATCGCTCCGCCGCCAGGGCAAGCGCGCGCTTCTGACGGATGATGGCATCCTGCGCCTGGTCGGCTTCCAGATTCCGCATGGCGGCAATTCCGGTCAGCTCGTATTCCCGGGCGTGTTCCTCGGCGCAACCGCCAGCAGACAGGTACAGCATAACGGCCAACTGATCCGGCTCGGTGGTGACACGCCCGAAAGACATCAGCAGCGGTGCCGTCGCCTCACTCATGGCACATCCCATGGCCAGGTCATTGCTTTCAAGCAGATAGGGAACGGTATGATCGCGGGAGAAGCCCTGCATGACGTCGCCAGTGGTTTTGTACATCATGTTGTTGATAGCACCGCAGCCGGACAGCAGGGTGAGGACCAGCGTCAGGGTCAACCACTTTGCAATGCCGTCGGCAGGGAGTCCCGACTGGCTCTGAGTTTGCAGATCGAACATCATAATCTTGCACCTTCTACTTATTTTGGCGTACGCGCGCTGCAGAGCCGCCCTGTAACTGTTTGTAACTTGAGCAGGCATTATCCCTGACAAGCATCTGTTTTTATGAGACCCGCGCCGCAAACACGGGCAGCGGGTTAAATTCCGTTAAGGTCTGTATTTGCAGAATCGGGGACGAACCGCTATAGCTTTGGGCAGCTGAAACGCGTACCGCGTCAGCCCCGCGAATCAACACAAGGAGCAACCTATGCGCAAACCCGAGCTTGCCGCTGCCGTATCCGACGAGACCGGCCTCACTCGTGAAAAAGCCAACGAAGTCATTACCGCCTTCACAGACCAGGTTTCCGCAGCCGCGGCCCGTGGCGAGGATATAACGCTGATCGGCTTCGGCACCTTCAACGTTCGCCACCGTGAAGCGAGGGAAGGTCGCAATCCCCAGACAGGCGCCAGCATCCGCATTCCGGCAAGCAAAACGGTCGGGTTTAAAGCAGGTAAAGCTTTGAAAGACGCTATTCGCTGAGCTTCTCACTCAAAGGAAGCGGGGGCCGGCCCGGGCCCCCGCGGAACGCATCCGGTCAGAATCAGGACGCGCACTCCGAGCGCGAGCCATTGACGCGGCAACGGATTGCCTTCATCAGATTGATAGCGCGCTCGTCGAAAATGCCGTCCTCAGTCAGTGACAGCCGCACCTGTTTCAGCATCTTGTCGTATTCGGCACGTTTTTCCTGGGGCAGATGCAGCCAGACATCGGAAGGAATTTCGGACTCGGCCTTGGCGATGATCTGGTAAGCCTCATCCAGCTTGCTCATCGCCTGCTCGCGGATGAAGCTGCTGGCCTCATCCGGAAAGCGTTCCCGGTGGATGACGATCTGGAAATTCATGTAACCCAGCGCGTACTTCACCACCGCCCCGTCCGGATTCACCCCTTTGTAAAGCTCCATAGGCTGATAGGCCACAGCCGGAGCATAAGCAAGATCAACACTGCCGTTATTGAACTTGCCCGCAAAGTTGGCGGAGTTAGCCCCCACGACGGACGCCCCCACGTGGCGAACCATGCGCACGGACGCGGCATCGTAATCCAGCGTGGCAATCCGTTTGCCCTGCAGTTTCTCCACCGTATCGATGCCTCTGTCGCGGGTGTGCAAGTATATGGCTCCGGCCGGCAAAACCCCCGCCACTTCGTAGGCACCATCAATCATCAGGGAACGGGCTTTGGGCTGGCTCAGCGTGTTGTAGAGCAGACGCATTTCCTCTTCACCGGGCACGGCTCCGATCGCTTCCAGGCTTCCGGTGAACTTGTTGAATTCACGGGCACGGGTGCCGGTAAGCAGAACACCATCGCACTGACCGGCCTTGAAATCCTCGGCGGCCACCTTTTCATCTGTATAGGCACGGAGGTTGAACTTGATGCCGTGTTTCAGGGCAACGGGCTCGAAGGTTTTGGCAATGGCAAACAGCGGGCCATTGGCGCCAACCGGGTCAAATACGCAGAAACTGCGTTCGATGAACTCAGACTCGGCTTGAGCGAACGGGGAAAGCACCAGGCCGGCGCAAAGCGCTGCGGTCGCGATGGCTTTTCGCGGTAGATTGAATGGTTTCAAGGGACAACTCCTGCATTATTTTTGTGGCATCGACACATCCGTGTGTGCGTCGATTACCGAGACGGGAAACTAGTTCGGATAATGCAAGAATACGTTGGCAGAGGTGCCCTTATTCAAGGGCTTAGCGGCAAAAAGTAACAAAATGTGACAGGCTCGACAGAGGTTGGGCCACTTCGGCCACACTTCTGGCCCGGGCTGACGTGCTAGTCAGTTTCAGAGGACCAGACGGATTCACCGTTGCAGAGCGTCAGGCGAACGACGCCCGGCAGCGAAACCGCCGGCGCAGATCCGGAAGGAAACGGATGGTGAAGTCCGACAGAGCAGAGGGTACGGGCCGAGGGTGTCCAGGACGCGCCGGGGTCAAATACGCAGAGGTCGGCCGGCGCCCCCGGCTCAATGACCGCATGGCGCCCAATCACCGACGCCGGTCCTTCGGTCAGCGCCCGACATAACTGTTGCCGGGACAGCTCACCGCGCTCCACCAGCATCAGGCCCATGGACAGGGTTGTCTCAATGGTGGAGAGGCCGGGTTCGGTAGCCGCCAGAGGCGCCTGTTTGGCAGCGGAATCATGGGGCAGATGCTGGCTGGTGATAGCGTCAATCACACCGTCGCGCACACCGGCTATCAGGGCCAGTCGGTCACTCTCGCCACGCAATGGCGGGCGCACATGATACCGACTGTCGAATCCAGCCAGTGCCAGGTCGGTGAACAGAAGCTGATGCATTGCCACGTCGGCGGTCACGGCAATTCCGCGCTGGCGGGCATCGTTGAGCATGTCGACGCTGCGGGCGCAGGACAACTGACTCAGATGCAGGCGTACGCCGGTTTCCTCTGCCAGTAGCAGCATCTCCATCACTGCCGCGGTTTCGGCAACCTCAGGAATACCCAGCAATCCCAGCCTTGAGGCCACCAGCCCGTCGTGTGCGTAGCCATCCGCCGCCAGCGCCCGGTTCTCCGGGCTGAACATAACGGTCAGGCCGAAGGTCTGGGCATAGGCCATACAGCGACGAAGTACCCGGGCATTGCTGACCGGCCGGCTACCGTTGCCCAGCGCAATACAGCCAGCACCGGACAGACCCGCCATATCGCTGAGCAGCTCACCTTCCAGGCCACGCGTAATGGCGCCAATCGGCAGAATCCTTACCGAGGAACGCTTGGCCGACACATCAAGAATCAGGTTGGTGACCGCACCGGAATCGTTGACCGGGGAGGTCTCGGGGGAGGCACAGAGAGTCGTAAAACCGCCGTGGGCCGCTGCCCGGCTTTCAGAGGCTATGTTGCCTTTCTGGCCGTTTCCCGGCTCCCGCAGATTGCAGCACAGATCCACGAACCCGGGGCTGATCAGGCATCCACTGATATCGACGGTCTGCTTTGCCTGCTGGTCTGGCTCCGGCCGGCCCACGCTGGCAATCCGGCCGTCCCGAATAACCAGAGTCACCGCTTCATCGGTGGTTGCAAGACGACCGCCGACCAGGGCCAGGTCCGTTGATGACTGCTTGCTGGTAACACTCACAGGGCGTTCCTTTCTGCTGACTGTCGGTTTCGATCGGCCATCTGTCCGCCCATGGCCATGGACATCACTGCCATGCGGATGGCGATGCCGTTGGTCACCTGGTCGAGAATGACGGACTGGGGGCCGTCCGCCACCGCGGACTCAATTTCCACCCCCCGGTTAATGGGTCCGGGGTGCATGACGATGCATTCCGGGTCGGCCAGCCCCAGCTTTTCCTGGTTGAGGCCATAAAGCCGGTAAAATTCTCGCTCGCTGGGCAGCAGGGCGCCTTCCATCCGTTCTTTCTGCAGGCGCAGCATGATCACCACGTCCAGGTCCTTCATCCCCCGGGCCATATCGTATTCCACTCTGCACCCGAGCGCTTCAACGTCCCGTGGCAGGAGCGTGGCAGGGGCGATAACCCGAACTTGGGCAACACCCAGCTCCTGCAACGCCCGGATCTGGGAGCGTGCCACTCTGGAATGAAGCACATCGCCAACGATCGCGACTTTAAGGCCTTCAAAACGCCCCTTGTGCTGGCGGATGGTGAGCATGTCCAGCATCGCCTGGGTCGGATGGGCATGGCGCCCGTCCCCGGCGTTAATGATGGCCACACCCGGGGTCACGCTTTCGGCAATAAAATGGGGCGCGCCACTCTGGGAATGGCGTACCACGAACATGTCGCTGGCCATGGCTTCCAGATTCAGCAGCGTGTCCGACAGGGACTCGCCCTTGGAGGTGGCGGAGGTGTTGATGTCCAGATTGAGCACATCCGCCGACAGGCGCTTAGCGGCCAGCTCAAAGGTGCTGCGGGTACGGGTGCTGGATTCAAAAAACAGATTGACCACGGTGCGGCCGCGCAGCAGTGGCACTTTTTTGATGCTGCGCTCGCCAACTTCAATGAAGGAATCCGCTGTGTCGAGAATGTCCGTCAGCAGCGCCCGATTAAGACCGTCCAGGGTCAGAAAATGGCGCAGCTGCCCTTCTTCGGTCAGTTGCAGTGATCTGGTCGGAGAATCCTGTGCCGTCATGGTTCGCCTGCTGGTGATCTGTTTATTGGAATTCCCGGAGTTCAATTGTCAGCGGATCCGGGCCGCGAAGCTTCACCCGCTGGTTGGGAGACAGCGACAGGGTCTGCCCGGTCACATCCGGCTGAATGGGCAGCTCCCTTGCACCCAGATCCACCAGAGTGGCAAGGATGATACTGGCGGGGCGGCCATAGTCGAAGATCTCGTTCATCGCCGCCCGGATGGTGCGGCCGCTCATCATGACGTCGTCGACCAGCACGATATGTCGGCCCTCGGTGTCAAAAGGCAGGCTGGACGGCGTCACTTTCGGATTGAGACCGATACGGCTGAAGTCATCCCGGTAGAAAGAGATGTCCAGCTCACCCAGAGGCGCGGACAGGCCAAGGCGCTGATTCAGCTGCTCGGCCAGCCAGACACCCCCCGTTCGGATCCCGATCACCACGGGCTCGGTGACTCCCCTGCGCTCAAGGACGCTGCGCAAGTCGGCTTCCATCTGCTTCAGAAGCTGTTCTACATCGGGCATTTGTGTCATTGGTTCTCCCGGGGCTGCTGATTAAACCAGGTTTCAAGTATCAGCACGGCGGCCCGGTCGTCCACCCCGTGTTGACCATAGTCGCGACTGCCACCTTCCGCCATGACCTGCCCCTTGGCTTCAAAACTGGTCAGACGCTCGTCCACCATTTCCACCGGCAGATGAAAACGGCCGTGAAGGCGCTTGCCGAATTTGCGCGCCCGGGCGCACATGTCATTTTCAGTATCGTCCATATTCAGCGGCAACCCCACCAGTACCAGGTCGGGCTGCCATTCTTCCAGCAAGGTGCCGATCCGGTCCCAGTCCGGCACCCCGTCTCTGGCGGACAGCATGGCAACGGACTGGCCCGCCCCCAGCATTTCCTGACCGCTGGCCACGCCGATCCTCCGGGTACCAAAGTCAAACGCCATGACCCGTCGGCTACCCGGCTCAGGCATGGCCGATGGACTCACTGAGCTGATTGAGGTCGATGCCGATTGCCTTGAGCACCGCCCGATATCGCTCATCTGCCGGAGTATCGAAAAGCAGGCTTGCGGAGGCAGGGCAGTTGATCCAGCCATTGCTGGACAACTCTTCCTCCAGTTGACCTTCACTCCAGCCGGAATAGCCCAGGCAAACCAGATACTGCTCGGGCCCGATGCCATAGCCGATATCAGACAGCACATCCCGGGAGGTAGTCAGCCAGATATCCGGAGTCACTTCCGCCGTGTTCTGCCAGCTCCGCTCCGGCGTATGCAGCACAAAGCCCCGTTCCTGCTCCACGGGCCCACCGCTGAATACCGGCAGATCCAGTTCCCCCCCTTCCATATCGAGCTGCTCGAGAATCTCGCCCAGATGGATATCCAGAGGCTGGTTCACCATCAGGCCCAGGGCGCCCTCATCGGAATGCTCGCAGATATAGATCACCGCGCCATGAAACCGGGGATCCTGAAGATAGGGAGAGGCCACCAGAAAATGGTTGCGCAGACTGTTGGGGGATTCCTTGGAAGCGCTCATCCGGAAGTCAGCCCCTGTTTACCGAATACCCAGGTACGGATAATTTCCAGCTCATCGACATTCTCCTTTAGGGAATCAGGAAAAGGTGCAAACGGTGCCGCCATCCTGACAATCCGGATGGCCGCGTCATCCAATATGGTGCTGCCGGAGGACTCCAGAATCGCCAGTTCCTTTACCGTGCCATCCTCGCGCAGCGACACCAGAATCCTGGCATTGCCATAAAGATTCTCACGCCGCGCCTCCGAAGGGTAATTGATGTTACCAACCCGGACGACCTTGTTAACCCAGCTGCGAACATAAGCCGCATTGGTGGACTTCAGGGTAGAAGCCGACGTCACACGCATCACTCTGGGCTTGCGGGCATAGGCCTGACGCTGCTGGTCGAACCGGGCCTCCAGACTGGCAATTTCCAGGCTGCGCTCCATCAGGCTCTTTTTCTCTCGCACCGGCAGGGGCGTCTCGGGTTCCGGCTCGGCGGTTTCGGGCTTCGGAGCACTGCGCTTGGTTTCCGTTTCGGTCTGAACCACCGCCTGTTCCTGGCGTGCAACCGGCTCGGTCCGGGAGGGCGGTACCGGCTGAACCGGTTGTATTCTGTTCTCGCTTGTCTCGGAAGGCTGAGGCGAGGTCATCTCCACCGGCTCTTCCTTGGTACCACTGCCTTTCTGGCTGGTCTCAGCCAGAAAGTCCGCTTTTTCCGGATCCTGCTCGTCATCGAACTGGGACAGGGTAATTTCCATGGTCTGGGCAGACGACCTGGGCGGCTCGGGCGCAAAGGTAATCCCCAGCACGATGATGGCATGAAGCGCCAACGCAATGAAAAGCGTGAACGAAAACCGATCGAAGTCGCTGACCTGAACTGCCATTCTTGCCTGTTACCCTCGTTGCAGAAGACGCCTCTCGATGGCATCCATCAGCAGGCCTGATATATCGATCCCGAAAGCGGCATCGAGTTCCCGGATGCAGGTTGGACTGGTGACGTTGATTTCCGTCAGGAAGTCGCCAATCACATCAATGCCTACAAAAATCAGCCCTTTCTTTTTTAACACCGGGGCCACGCGGTCACAAATCTCCCGGTCCCTGGCCGTCAGTTCCCTGCCTTCACCACGACCGCCAGCGGCGAGATTACCGCGATTCTCACCGTCTGAAGGAATCCGCGCAAGGGCATAGGGTACAGGCTCGCCGTCAATTAACAGGATCCGCTTGTCCCCCTGCTTTATTTCCGGCACGTATTTCTGCGCCATCGCCTGATGGGCACCGTTGTTGGTCAGGGTTTCGATAATCACACCGAGGTTGGCATCGTTTTCTTTTATCCGGAATATAGAGCTGCCACCCATGCCATCAACGGGCTTCATAATCACATCTTTATGACGGGCATAGAATGCACGCAGCCGCTCGGATGACCGGGTCACAATCAGTGGCGGGGTCAAATCCTCAAACTGGGTGGCGAACAGTTTTTCATTACAGTCCCGCAGGGTGGACGCCGGGTTCACCACCAGAGCCCCCTGTTGCTCGGCCGATTCCAGTATGTAGGTGGCCATCAGAAACTCTCGGTCCACCGGCGGATCCTGGCGCATCAGAATTACATCCAGATCACCCAATGCACGATCCCTGGATTCACCGAAGGTGAACCAGTCATCCGGATCCATCCGCACCACAATGTCTCTGGTGCGGGCCATGGCTGTACCGCCATCAAGGTAAAGATCGGAAAGCTCCATATACTCGATGGACCAGCCTCGCTTGGCGGCCGCAACAAGCATCGACAGAGAGCTGTCTTTCTTGTAGTGAATTTTCTCGATGGGATCCATCACGATGCCAAGCCGGACTGTCATATAACCCCTTCATATAAAGGTGCGAAAACCGGAACCGCTATGCAAAGCGACCGGTATAAAAAGTGCTATGCTGTGATCACTGGTGGTATTGTACCCGCGCAAGTACATTTGGTCACAAAGTTCTACTTTTTATCCGGGCAGCAATACTCTATAAATAAGCGGGGCTTATAGATCAACCTTCACGATTGTGTTAAAAAGCCCGGTTGGAAAATAACGATACGCAGAGCGCAAGGCTGTTGGACAATGGATGACAACTTCGAAAATCTGAAGATCATGGTGATCGACGACAGTAAAACCATCCGTCGCACCGCAGAAACCCTGTTGAAAAAAGTGGGTTGTGAAGTCATTACCGCAACCGACGGCTTTGACGCTCTGGCAAAGATTGCCGATTCCCAGCCCAACATCATCTTTGTTGACATCATGATGCCCCGGCTGGACGGCTATCAGACCTGCGCGCTGATCAAGAACAACTCTTCCTTCAAGAAAACACCGGTCATCATGCTGTCCAGTAAGGATGGCCTGTTCGACAAGGCCAAGGGGCGCATCGTCGGGTCTGACCAGTACCTGACCAAGCCGTTTAGCAAGGATGAGCTTCTGAACACCATTC
This DNA window, taken from Marinobacter halotolerans, encodes the following:
- a CDS encoding putative solute-binding protein → MKPFNLPRKAIATAALCAGLVLSPFAQAESEFIERSFCVFDPVGANGPLFAIAKTFEPVALKHGIKFNLRAYTDEKVAAEDFKAGQCDGVLLTGTRAREFNKFTGSLEAIGAVPGEEEMRLLYNTLSQPKARSLMIDGAYEVAGVLPAGAIYLHTRDRGIDTVEKLQGKRIATLDYDAASVRMVRHVGASVVGANSANFAGKFNNGSVDLAYAPAVAYQPMELYKGVNPDGAVVKYALGYMNFQIVIHRERFPDEASSFIREQAMSKLDEAYQIIAKAESEIPSDVWLHLPQEKRAEYDKMLKQVRLSLTEDGIFDERAINLMKAIRCRVNGSRSECAS
- a CDS encoding dihydroorotase, whose protein sequence is MSVTSKQSSTDLALVGGRLATTDEAVTLVIRDGRIASVGRPEPDQQAKQTVDISGCLISPGFVDLCCNLREPGNGQKGNIASESRAAAHGGFTTLCASPETSPVNDSGAVTNLILDVSAKRSSVRILPIGAITRGLEGELLSDMAGLSGAGCIALGNGSRPVSNARVLRRCMAYAQTFGLTVMFSPENRALAADGYAHDGLVASRLGLLGIPEVAETAAVMEMLLLAEETGVRLHLSQLSCARSVDMLNDARQRGIAVTADVAMHQLLFTDLALAGFDSRYHVRPPLRGESDRLALIAGVRDGVIDAITSQHLPHDSAAKQAPLAATEPGLSTIETTLSMGLMLVERGELSRQQLCRALTEGPASVIGRHAVIEPGAPADLCVFDPGASWTPSARTLCSVGLHHPFPSGSAPAVSLPGVVRLTLCNGESVWSSETD
- a CDS encoding aspartate carbamoyltransferase catalytic subunit, with amino-acid sequence MTAQDSPTRSLQLTEEGQLRHFLTLDGLNRALLTDILDTADSFIEVGERSIKKVPLLRGRTVVNLFFESSTRTRSTFELAAKRLSADVLNLDINTSATSKGESLSDTLLNLEAMASDMFVVRHSQSGAPHFIAESVTPGVAIINAGDGRHAHPTQAMLDMLTIRQHKGRFEGLKVAIVGDVLHSRVARSQIRALQELGVAQVRVIAPATLLPRDVEALGCRVEYDMARGMKDLDVVIMLRLQKERMEGALLPSEREFYRLYGLNQEKLGLADPECIVMHPGPINRGVEIESAVADGPQSVILDQVTNGIAIRMAVMSMAMGGQMADRNRQSAERNAL
- the pyrR gene encoding bifunctional pyr operon transcriptional regulator/uracil phosphoribosyltransferase PyrR, encoding MTQMPDVEQLLKQMEADLRSVLERRGVTEPVVIGIRTGGVWLAEQLNQRLGLSAPLGELDISFYRDDFSRIGLNPKVTPSSLPFDTEGRHIVLVDDVMMSGRTIRAAMNEIFDYGRPASIILATLVDLGARELPIQPDVTGQTLSLSPNQRVKLRGPDPLTIELREFQ
- the ruvX gene encoding Holliday junction resolvase RuvX, producing MPEPGSRRVMAFDFGTRRIGVASGQEMLGAGQSVAMLSARDGVPDWDRIGTLLEEWQPDLVLVGLPLNMDDTENDMCARARKFGKRLHGRFHLPVEMVDERLTSFEAKGQVMAEGGSRDYGQHGVDDRAAVLILETWFNQQPRENQ
- a CDS encoding YqgE/AlgH family protein: MSASKESPNSLRNHFLVASPYLQDPRFHGAVIYICEHSDEGALGLMVNQPLDIHLGEILEQLDMEGGELDLPVFSGGPVEQERGFVLHTPERSWQNTAEVTPDIWLTTSRDVLSDIGYGIGPEQYLVCLGYSGWSEGQLEEELSSNGWINCPASASLLFDTPADERYRAVLKAIGIDLNQLSESIGHA
- a CDS encoding energy transducer TonB, yielding MAVQVSDFDRFSFTLFIALALHAIIVLGITFAPEPPRSSAQTMEITLSQFDDEQDPEKADFLAETSQKGSGTKEEPVEMTSPQPSETSENRIQPVQPVPPSRTEPVARQEQAVVQTETETKRSAPKPETAEPEPETPLPVREKKSLMERSLEIASLEARFDQQRQAYARKPRVMRVTSASTLKSTNAAYVRSWVNKVVRVGNINYPSEARRENLYGNARILVSLREDGTVKELAILESSGSTILDDAAIRIVRMAAPFAPFPDSLKENVDELEIIRTWVFGKQGLTSG
- the gshB gene encoding glutathione synthase; translated protein: MTVRLGIVMDPIEKIHYKKDSSLSMLVAAAKRGWSIEYMELSDLYLDGGTAMARTRDIVVRMDPDDWFTFGESRDRALGDLDVILMRQDPPVDREFLMATYILESAEQQGALVVNPASTLRDCNEKLFATQFEDLTPPLIVTRSSERLRAFYARHKDVIMKPVDGMGGSSIFRIKENDANLGVIIETLTNNGAHQAMAQKYVPEIKQGDKRILLIDGEPVPYALARIPSDGENRGNLAAGGRGEGRELTARDREICDRVAPVLKKKGLIFVGIDVIGDFLTEINVTSPTCIRELDAAFGIDISGLLMDAIERRLLQRG
- the pilG gene encoding twitching motility response regulator PilG — encoded protein: MDDNFENLKIMVIDDSKTIRRTAETLLKKVGCEVITATDGFDALAKIADSQPNIIFVDIMMPRLDGYQTCALIKNNSSFKKTPVIMLSSKDGLFDKAKGRIVGSDQYLTKPFSKDELLNTIRQYVPAAEQ